TGACTCATATACTTTTGATCATTCTCTTCCTTTGGTTATTAATCATCTTCTACAAATAATTTTACCTTTTTCTCTTTTGTCTTTTCCTTATATACTCTGTTCATATAGTCATCGTTAATGTCGGCAATGTCTTGATGTAAGAAGAGCATGGGGATAATGTTGGCTATGACGACAAGACCCAGGGTGATATCAAGGAACTGCCAGATAAACTGGAGTCCTCCGAGAGCTCCGATCAATACCGCTAAAATATAGATGACTCTCATGACTTTAGCTGTCTTCAAGCCATACAAGTACTCAGCCTGTTTTTCCCCGTAGAAAATAATAATACCAACTGTCGTTATGATGAAAAATAATAGAAATATGGACACAAAAGCGCCGCCGAACACATCGCCTAATTGACTTGAAAAAGCGACATTGATCATATTCGATGCGTGTTCCGCACTGACTTCTTGCCAGGCGCCCGTCACTAAGACGACCAATCCTGAAATGGTACAAATCACGATGGTATCAATAAATACACTAAAGATGCCCCACATGGCCTGTTTCGAAGGATGATCCGTTTGGGCTGCGGCGTGGGCGATCGGCGCTGTACCGATCCCGGCCTCATTAGAATATAACCCGCGAGCGACACCCCAGCGAAGCGCTTCAGCTATTCCGGCACCGGCAAATCCACCAACGGCTGAAATAGGTGTGAACGCATGGGTAATAATCAATCCGAAAACACCAGGGATTTCACCTATATGAGCTAAAATGATAACTAAGGCCACACCGACATAAATCAAGACCATACCTGGCACAATTTT
This window of the Tuberibacillus sp. Marseille-P3662 genome carries:
- a CDS encoding alanine/glycine:cation symporter family protein; this translates as MDDLWHYIEITVANLSGFLWTYLLSFILIIGGIFLTIRLKFFQFRFFGHVLHQTIGQTFKKNKHSGTITPFQAFTSALASTAGATNIVGVPVAIALGGPGALFWMWIVALLGMATKYSEILLAIKYREKNADNVWVGGPQYYIKKALGWKWVASAFAFLLMLELIPSVMVQSNSIATQTEDAFGWPAYLTGAAMCVLIALVVFGGIKRIAKVTDKIVPGMVLIYVGVALVIILAHIGEIPGVFGLIITHAFTPISAVGGFAGAGIAEALRWGVARGLYSNEAGIGTAPIAHAAAQTDHPSKQAMWGIFSVFIDTIVICTISGLVVLVTGAWQEVSAEHASNMINVAFSSQLGDVFGGAFVSIFLLFFIITTVGIIIFYGEKQAEYLYGLKTAKVMRVIYILAVLIGALGGLQFIWQFLDITLGLVVIANIIPMLFLHQDIADINDDYMNRVYKEKTKEKKVKLFVEDD